The Winogradskyella schleiferi genome contains the following window.
ATTGTTGCCGTTGCTTCTGGAAAAGGAGGTGTAGGAAAATCTACAGTAACTGCAAATTTGGCGGTCACTTTATCGAAAATGGGATTTAAGGTTGGTGTTTTAGATGCTGATATTTATGGACCATCAATTCCAATTATGTTCGATGTTGCCAATGAGCGTCCACTATCTGTAAATGTTGATGGAAAATCTAAAATGAAACCCGTAGAAAATTATGGAGTTAAAGTATTATCTATCGGCTTTTTCACAAAACCAGATCAGGCGGTGATTTGGAGAGGACCAATGGCTTCTAAAGCATTGAACCAAATGATTTTTGATGCTGCTTGGGGCGAATTAGATTTCTTATTGCTCGATTTACCTCCAGGAACTGGAGATATTCACCTTAGTATCATGCAAGCTTTGCCAATCACTGGAGCTGTTGTAGTAAGTACACCACAGAATGTGGCTTTAGCAGATGCTAAAAAAGGTGTGGCGATGTTTCAACAAGACAGTATTAATGTGCCGGTTTTAGGTATCATAGAAAACATGGCTTATTTCACTCCCGAAGAACTCCCTGAAAATAAATATTATATATTTGGAAAAGAAGGTGCAAAGCATTTGGCGGAAGATTTAAAAGTGCCATTTTTGGGCGAAGTGCCTTTGGTACAAAGCATAAGAGAAGCTGGCGATTTAGGAAGACCAGCTGCCATGCAAACCGCAACTCCAATTGAAGCCGCTTTTGAAACCATAACAAGAGAAGTCGTACAACAAGTAGTAAATAGAAACGAAGCTTTACCAGCTACAGAAGCAATAAAAATTACCACAATGGCAGGATGTTCTGCTGTAAATAAAAAGTAAATGAGCTCAGAAGAACTTAGATTAAATGTTGAAAAAGCATTAGATGAAATCCGTCCATTTCTGCAAAGTGATGGAGGAGATATTGACTTGTTGTCCATTGAAGATGGTAAGTTTGTAAAAGTTCAATTAGTTGGTGCCTGTACATCTTGTAGTGTTAACCAGATGACCTTGAAGTCTGGTGTAGAGATGACCATAAAGAAATATGCTCCACAAATAGAAAAAGTTATTAATGTAGAAAAGTAATGTGATATTTGTCACATTCCGAATGAAAAGACATTCTTAATTTTGATTTCAATTTTAAATCCATGATTACAACAGATATACTTATAATTGGCGCTGGTCCAACAGGACTTTTTACGGTTTTTGAAGCCGGACTTTTAAAACTAAAATGCCATTTAATAGATGCACTTCCGCAAGCTGGTGGACAATGTTCTGAGATTTACCCTAAAAAACCGATATACGATATTCCAGCTTATCCAGAAATTTTGGCTGGAGATTTAACGGATAAATTAATGGAACAGTGTAAACAGTTTGAACCTGGATTTACATTGGGAGAAAGAGCCGAAACTATAGAAAAGCAAGACGACGGAACATTTATCGTTACTACAAATAAAGGTACAAAACATCAAGCTCCAGTTGTGGCCATAGCTGGTGGTTTAGGTAGTTTTGAGCCAAGAAAACCTTTAATTCATAATATCAAGGATTTTGAAGACAACGGTGTTGAGTATATTATTAAGGATCCTGAAATCTACAGAGATAAAAAGGTTGTGATTGCCGGTGGAGGTGATTCAGCTTTAGACTGGAGCATCTTTTTAAGTGATGTGGCTTCTAGCGTCACATTGATTCACAGACGAAATGAATTTAGAGGCCATTTAGATTCCGTAGAAAAAGTTCAAGAATTAAAAAATAAAGGAAAAATAAATCTAGTTACGCCTGCTGAAGTTGTTGGAATAGTCGGAGACAAACAAGTAAAGGCTGTTGTAGTAAACCAAGCACAACATATAGAAAAGGAATTTGAAGTGGAATGTGATCATTTTATTCCACTTTTCGGGTTGTCTCCTAAATTGGGACCTATTGCAAATTGGGGACTTGAGATTGAAAAAAATGCGATTAAAGTTGATAACTCATTGGACTACCAAACGAATATTCCTGGTATTTTTGCTATTGGAGATGTGAATACCTATCCAGGGAAATTGAAATTGATTCTTTGTGGTTTTCATGAAGCAACCTTAATGTGTCAAGCCGCTTATCAAATTATAAATCCTGGGAAACGATATGTATTAAAATACACGACCGTTTCGGGAGTCAATGGGTTTGATGGTACACGTAAAGAAGCACCAAAAGCGGTAGTTAAAGCTATAGATTAAATTTAATAACATTGTCACCTTGAGCGCAGTCGAAAGGTCTTCTTAAAATAAACATGGAACAAGACATAAATATTACAATCATAGATAGAGATGGTGTAAAACATCAAATTGAAGCGCCAACCGACATGGCAATGAACTTAATGGAAGTCGTTCGTTCTTATGAGCTTGCGCCAGAAGGTACTATTGGTGTTTGTGGTGGTATGGCTATGTGTGCGTCTTGTCAATGTTACGTACTAAGTGAAACAGAATTACCAGAAATGCAAGATGACGAAGAAGCTATGCTTTCCGAAGCGTTCTATGTAAAAGATAACAGCCGTTTGGGTTGCCAAATTCAAATGACACCAGAAATGGAAGGGTTGGAAGTTGAGTTGGCACCAGAATCCTAAATTCCTACAAAATCAAGAACTTCAAATTCAAAAAGAGTTTCTTTCCAGAAAGTACATAACTTACAGGTAAACATTTCCAAAAAATATAGTTAGCACTAAAATTATTGCCGTTCCAATAACTAACGGTATTACAAATGGTGAGCAGGTAAAATTTAAATAAGTAGTGTC
Protein-coding sequences here:
- a CDS encoding NifU family protein, producing the protein MSSEELRLNVEKALDEIRPFLQSDGGDIDLLSIEDGKFVKVQLVGACTSCSVNQMTLKSGVEMTIKKYAPQIEKVINVEK
- a CDS encoding Mrp/NBP35 family ATP-binding protein; protein product: MKLHKQDILNALKTITAPGEGENMVDSGAVTNVVTFADEVIVDITIKNPSLQAKKKTEVEILQTIHRKVYEKAKIKVNIKVDAPAAPPKNEIKGKAIPGIQNIVAVASGKGGVGKSTVTANLAVTLSKMGFKVGVLDADIYGPSIPIMFDVANERPLSVNVDGKSKMKPVENYGVKVLSIGFFTKPDQAVIWRGPMASKALNQMIFDAAWGELDFLLLDLPPGTGDIHLSIMQALPITGAVVVSTPQNVALADAKKGVAMFQQDSINVPVLGIIENMAYFTPEELPENKYYIFGKEGAKHLAEDLKVPFLGEVPLVQSIREAGDLGRPAAMQTATPIEAAFETITREVVQQVVNRNEALPATEAIKITTMAGCSAVNKK
- a CDS encoding 2Fe-2S iron-sulfur cluster-binding family protein, whose product is MEQDINITIIDRDGVKHQIEAPTDMAMNLMEVVRSYELAPEGTIGVCGGMAMCASCQCYVLSETELPEMQDDEEAMLSEAFYVKDNSRLGCQIQMTPEMEGLEVELAPES
- a CDS encoding NAD(P)/FAD-dependent oxidoreductase translates to MITTDILIIGAGPTGLFTVFEAGLLKLKCHLIDALPQAGGQCSEIYPKKPIYDIPAYPEILAGDLTDKLMEQCKQFEPGFTLGERAETIEKQDDGTFIVTTNKGTKHQAPVVAIAGGLGSFEPRKPLIHNIKDFEDNGVEYIIKDPEIYRDKKVVIAGGGDSALDWSIFLSDVASSVTLIHRRNEFRGHLDSVEKVQELKNKGKINLVTPAEVVGIVGDKQVKAVVVNQAQHIEKEFEVECDHFIPLFGLSPKLGPIANWGLEIEKNAIKVDNSLDYQTNIPGIFAIGDVNTYPGKLKLILCGFHEATLMCQAAYQIINPGKRYVLKYTTVSGVNGFDGTRKEAPKAVVKAID